AgaccccctcctcacccccctaGGGCCGGCAGGCAGGCGTGCTGTGGATGTCCATTGCCAGGCGGTCGGTCGTTGGTGGGGAAAGCATCCGTCCTGGGGGAGAGGATGGCAAGGAAGGGGTGGTGAGGGTCTCAGCGGGAGCAAAGTGGCTGGGGGGCCATGCACGACGTGACGTGCCCTGCACATCCCCAAGCATGTCTCTGACAGCCCCCGAGCTGCTCAAGGGGATGGGTTGGGGTGGGGGACAGCATGGTGGCCCCACCGCCCCGTGTCCCCCTGGCTCCTCGCCTACCTCTCCAGGCCTGGCTTAGGCCTGCTTCCGCTTCTGCCGCTTGGATCTGCCCTGGGGCTTCTGAGGGGGggtcttctgcttctcctccaggctgcgGATCAGCTTCTGGACGGCTGGACTGGTGAGAGAGGAgcagattttcttctccttcttagTGGTGAACCTGTGGGGTGGGCAGAGAGGTTTGCTGCGGGGGTGTGCAGGGATGTGGGGAGCACACAGGGAGGGCTGGGGTGAAGCCAAACCACGCCGGGTGGCCCCGGTTGCACCAGGGTACTCACACGACGGCACGCAGCAGGCATCCCGACTCGGGGCCCTGGATCCTGTAGGACTTCACCCAGGCGCTGGGGATGGTCTTCCTGCTGGTCTTCAGGCAGCAGTCTGAGGCCACATTGTCAACACCTGCAGAAAGGAGGAGATGTGGGATTTCGGACCCTTCCAAGCTCTTTTCGGCACCTTCCCAGCCTGGGGGAGCGCAGCACGACGGGCTGAGGGCATGGGATTGCTCGATGTCGTTTTGGGGAAGgatgctgtggtggtttcatGCGGacag
The sequence above is a segment of the Aythya fuligula isolate bAytFul2 chromosome Z, bAytFul2.pri, whole genome shotgun sequence genome. Coding sequences within it:
- the LOC116500889 gene encoding C-C motif chemokine 26-like, translating into MALRILLPLLLLAAALLLLPAEGVDNVASDCCLKTSRKTIPSAWVKSYRIQGPESGCLLRAVVFTTKKEKKICSSLTSPAVQKLIRSLEEKQKTPPQKPQGRSKRQKRKQA